The genomic segment CTTCAGTTATATCTCTATTATTTTCTCTAATTTTACTTGCAATAATGTCGCTGAGTTTATCAATCATATAACACCCTATTGTTAAAATGTATACTTATTATACACAAAAATACAAAAAAATGCAATTATTATTAACATAAAATTTAAAAAATTTGTCTGAATTTCTAGAAATTTTATATATTTTTATAGAACAAAAAACTAGACACTAAAAAAATGAAACAAAAAAACGTACTACATTAAGTACGTTTATATTTGTCTCATTACTTTGTTAAGTTCAATTAAGCCATCTTATTCAATGCTTTAGCCAATCTGGATTTCCTTCTCGCAGCGGTGTTCTTATGTAACAACTTACTTGCTGCTGCTTTATCTATAGCTTTCATAGCTTCAGTAAAAGAAACTTTAGCATTGGCATCCTTACTTTCGATTGCTTCCTTACATTTCTTAATTGAAGTCTTAAGCGAAGATTTCTTCATTGAATTTATTAATGTCTTCTTCTGAGTTACCTTTACTCTTTTTATTGCAGACTTAATATTTGGCAAACCTTTCACCTCCTGCGAGTTAATAATCATGAAGTATTGTACCATGAAAAAAATATAATTGCAAGGGTATTTGATAAACTTTTAAACATTTATCTTCAAAAATAGTATTGAAACTATCCGGCAAGGTAAAAATATGTCATATATGTTGTAATTAATAGACGATGAAGGAAGGGTTACGATTATGAATAGAAGCATTAGAACCGATTTGGCTTTAGAAGCAAATGAAATGTTTATTAAGCAGTCAACCGGGAATGTAAATCAATCTATAGGGCACCCGCCTGGGGTTGAAGTTGAAAACGACGGCACTGATGATATTAAAATAACAAGGGTTAGGGTTACAACACTTATGGGAGAAGATTCAATAGGAAAGCCCATGGGAAATTATATTACCCTTGAGATACCAAAGTTAAGGGAGAATGATCAGGATCTAATTGAAGAAGCAAGCAAGGAGTTTGCAAAGGAGCTTCAGAAGCTTGTGAATTTGGACAAGGACGCAACGGTTCTAGTAGTTGGACTGGGTAACTGGAATGTTACACCTGATGCTTTAGGGCCTAAAGTTGTTTCAAGCCTTATGGTTACAAGACATTTGCTGGAGTATGTGCCTGAACAGGTAGAGGATGGTGTAAGACCTGTATGTGCCGTAGCACCAGGTGTTTTGGGCATAACCGGCATAGAAACCGGAGAGATAATAAAGGGAATTGTGGACAAAGTACAGCCTAAGCTTATAATCGCCATTGACGCTCTCGCATCCAGGA from the Pseudobacteroides sp. genome contains:
- the rpsT gene encoding 30S ribosomal protein S20, producing MPNIKSAIKRVKVTQKKTLINSMKKSSLKTSIKKCKEAIESKDANAKVSFTEAMKAIDKAAASKLLHKNTAARRKSRLAKALNKMA
- the gpr gene encoding GPR endopeptidase; its protein translation is MNRSIRTDLALEANEMFIKQSTGNVNQSIGHPPGVEVENDGTDDIKITRVRVTTLMGEDSIGKPMGNYITLEIPKLRENDQDLIEEASKEFAKELQKLVNLDKDATVLVVGLGNWNVTPDALGPKVVSSLMVTRHLLEYVPEQVEDGVRPVCAVAPGVLGITGIETGEIIKGIVDKVQPKLIIAIDALASRKTERMSTTIQIADTGISPGSGVGNKRMELSKATMGIPVIAVGVPTVVEAATVANDAIDLVMDSLIKQASKGTEFYNMLNEIDRNEKHLLIREVLEPYVGNLIVTPKEIDDIIERVTKVIANGINIALHEGITLDDVNRYVH